One Mercurialis annua linkage group LG3, ddMerAnnu1.2, whole genome shotgun sequence DNA window includes the following coding sequences:
- the LOC126673925 gene encoding 21 kDa protein-like translates to MHTPIINHIILLLPFLFITNTCFSASDDFIKTSCGVTRYPELCYQTLSSYANTIQDDPLQLANAALNVTLKSAKSTSENVLKMLKAHNMPKEAGAIKDCVQNMKDSVDELQESLMMMRDLDGPDFEMKMSNIQTWVSAALTDEDTCMDGFQGSGVNGKVRDTIRKFIEKVAQLTSNALALINKIA, encoded by the coding sequence ATGCATACACCAATAATCAATCACATTATTCTACTTCTACCATTCCTTTTCATTACAAACACTTGTTTTTCTGCAAGTGATGATTTCATAAAAACATCATGTGGAGTTACAAGGTACCCTGAATTATGTTACCAAACCCTATCATCTTATGCCAATACCATTCAAGATGACCCTCTACAATTAGCCAATGCAGCTCTAAATGTAACCCTAAAAAGTGCCAAGTCAACTTCAGAAAATGTACTAAAGATGCTGAAGGCCCATAACATGCCTAAAGAAGCTGGCGCCATTAAAGACTGTGTGCAGAATATGAAGGACTCGGTTGATGAGCTTCAGGAATCTTTGATGATGATGAGGGATTTGGATGGCCCTGATTTTGAGATGAAAATGAGTAATATTCAGACTTGGGTTAGTGCTGCTTTGACTGATGAGGACACGTGTATGGATGGATTTCAAGGGAGTGGTGTGAATGGTAAGGTTAGGGATACTATTAGGAAGTTTATTGAAAAAGTTGCTCAGTTAACTAGTAATGCTTTAGCTCTTATAAATAAGATAGCTTAA
- the LOC126672958 gene encoding pectinesterase inhibitor 4-like produces the protein ITAQTSKIHKQIHLKKILTPYKYATHFSPLHNTNSEIKKLKVKTKTMSNPCLQISTLFLITSLLFISNIQISSATTKKTTYKTYLKTACNSTTYPSLCYATLSPYTSTIQTNDLKLCNAALAITLNAVTYTSTAVRSLLKLKGLSKSDVAVIKDCRYEIAESIDEIKQSLRALKNLKNAADKAFEIDNIKTWISAAITDENTCTDGFEGIKVSSKVKSKIKKSILKINRLTSNALALVNKLNY, from the coding sequence ATAACAGCTCAAACTTCCAAGATACACAAACAGATCCACCTGAAAAAAATTCTCACTCCCTATAAATATGCAACTCATTTCTCCCCATTGCACAACACTAATTCagaaataaagaaattaaaagttaaaaccaaAACAATGAGCAATCCATGCCTTCAAATCTCTACATTATTTCTCATTACTTCCCTATTATTCATATCAAATATACAAATTTCATCAGCCACCACCAAAAAAACAACCTACAAAACATACCTGAAAACCGCTTGCAATTCCACTACATACCCATCATTATGCTACGCCACACTCTCCCCTTACACCTCCACCATCCAAACTAACGACCTCAAGCTCTGCAATGCAGCATTAGCCATCACCCTCAACGCCGTCACCTACACTTCCACTGCCGTTAGAAGTCTGTTAAAGCTGAAGGGATTGAGCAAGAGTGACGTTGCCGTTATTAAAGATTGCCGTTATGAAATTGCAGAAAGCATTGATGAGATTAAGCAGTCattgagggctttgaagaatCTAAAAAATGCTGCTGATAAGGCGTTTGAGATTGATAATATTAAGACGTGGATTAGTGCTGCGATTACTGATGAGAATACGTGTACGGATGGATTCGAAGGAATTAAAGTGAGTTCTAAAGTTAAGAGTAAGATTAAGAAGAGTATATTGAAGATTAATAGGCTAACTAGTAATGCTTTAGCACTTGTTAATAAACTTAATTACTAG
- the LOC126673473 gene encoding 21 kDa protein-like: protein MAKPALLLLILSVVLYISSTETSAAAVASSNFIKSSCKTTTYPALCIQSLSAFATSIQQNPLQLTQTALSVSIASAQSTKTFVYKLTKFKGLKPREIAALKDCSEEIDDTVDRLGKSLKELKSLGHAKGKDFQWHMSNIETWVSAALTDENTCTDGFGGKALNGKMKSSIRGRIVNVAHVTSNALSLINKYAIKH from the coding sequence ATGGCAAAACCTGCTCTTCTTCTGCTAATTCTCTCCGTAGTACTTTACATTTCAAGCACAGAAACTTCTGCTGCTGCTGTTGCTTcttcaaatttcattaaatccTCATGCAAAACCACCACTTACCCTGCACTCTGCATCCAATCTTTATCAGCCTTCGCCACTTCAATCCAACAAAACCCTCTTCAACTCACACAAACCGCCTTGTCCGTAAGCATAGCCAGTGCCCAGTCCACCAAAACCTTTGTCTACAAGCTGACAAAGTTTAAGGGACTTAAGCCTAGAGAAATAGCTGCCCTTAAAGACTGCTCTGAAGAGATTGATGACACTGTTGATAGGCTAGGTAAGTCTCTTAAGGAGCTCAAGAGCTTGGGTCATGCCAAGGGTAAGGACTTTCAGTGGCATATGAGTAACATTGAGACTTGGGTTAGTGCTGCTTTGACTGATGAGAACACTTGTACTGATGGGTTTGGTGGTAAGGCTTTGAATGGGAAAATGAAGTCTTCTATTAGAGGTAGGATTGTTAATGTTGCCCATGTTACTAGTAATGCTCTTTCTTTGATTAATAAGTATGCCATTAAGCATTAG
- the LOC126673472 gene encoding pentatricopeptide repeat-containing protein At4g25270, chloroplastic, with product MTTVVLPPIFLPPSMMYHYASGNKQRREKRRVRRIQKKDFYQNTNSFPVSPPTPLLINPQTYTQTKLQALDNVVEDLEASVKKGIKIDTQILSSLLETCYRLNSIDHGVRVHRLIPAYLLRKNTGIASKLLRLYASFGFMDEAHQMFDEMPNRDKPAFAWNSLIAGYAEIGLYEDAIALYFQMEEEQVESDEFTFPRVLKACGGIGLIRVGEAVHRDLIRLGFGEDGFVLNALVDMYAKCGDILKARRIFEKMACKDSVSWNSMLTGYVSHGLIPEALKTIRRMLQDGFELDSVAISSLLGNVSSLNVGVQIHGWIVRREMMWDLSVANSLIAMYSSNGKLERARWIFDNMQERDVVSWNSIISAHCKSPEVLSYFDRMENSGALPDNITFVSVLSACAHLGLVRDGERLFALMIEKYGIQPIKEHYACMVNLYGRSGLISKAHSLIDNMEFDAGPTVWGALLYGCYLHGNVDIGEIAAQRLFELEPDNEHNFELLMKIYGDAGRLKDVERVKTMMMDRGL from the coding sequence ATGACGACAGTTGTCCTACCGCCAATTTTCCTCCCGCCGTCAATGATGTACCACTATGCTTCCGGCAACAAGCAACGGCGGGAAAAAAGACGAGTGCGCCGAATACAGAAGAAAGATTTCTATCAAAACACAAATTCTTTTCCAGTTTCACCTCCAACTCCACTCCTAATCAACCCCCAAACTTATACTCAAACCAAACTCCAAGCCTTAGATAACGTCGTTGAAGACCTCGAAGCCTCTGTCAAAAAAGGCATAAAAATTGACACCCAAATCTTATCTTCCCTATTAGAAACATGTTACCGTTTAAACTCTATTGATCACGGCGTCAGGGTTCACCGCCTAATACCCGCTTATCTTTTACGTAAAAACACGGGTATAGCATCCAAATTGCTGAGGCTGTATGCTTCGTTCGGGTTCATGGATGAAGCACATCAGATGTTCGATGAAATGCCTAACAGAGATAAGCCGGCTTTTGCTTGGAATTCGCTTATTGCTGGGTATGCTGAGATTGGGTTGTATGAGGATGCCATTGCGCTTTACTTTCAAATGGAAGAGGAGCAGGTTGAGTCGGATGAGTTTACGTTTCCTCGCGTTTTGAAAGCGTGTGGCGGAATTGGTTTGATTCGAGTTGGGGAGGCTGTTCATCGGGATTTAATTCGTTTAGGGTTTGGGGAGGATGGGTTTGTGCTGAATGCGCTTGTTGATATGTATGCTAAATGTGGTGATATTCTTAAAGCTCGAAGAATTTTCGAGAAAATGGCTTGTAAGGATTCTGTTTCGTGGAATTCCATGCTCACTGGTTATGTTTCTCATGGGCTTATACCGGAGGCATTAAAAACCATTCGTAGAATGCTTCAGGATGGATTTGAATTGGATTCCGTGGCAATTTCGTCACTTCTTGGAAATGTTTCATCTTTGAATGTTGGAGTCCAAATTCATGGATGGATTGTTAGAAGAGAAATGATGTGGGATTTATCAGTTGCGAATTCTTTGATTGCTATGTACTCGAGTAATGGGAAGTTGGAGCGGGCGCGTTGGATTTTTGATAATATGCAGGAAAGGGATGTTGTATCATGGAATTCTATAATTTCCGCTCATTGTAAGAGCCCTGAAGTATTATCTTACTTCGATAGGATGGAGAATTCTGGAGCTTTGCCAGACAATATCACATTTGTGTCGGTACTATCTGCTTGTGCTCATTTGGGTTTAGTGAGAGATGGGGAGAGGTTATTTGCATTAATGATAGAAAAATATGGAATTCAACCTATCAAGGAACATTATGCCTGTATGGTGAATCTTTATGGGAGATCCGGATTGATCAGTAAGGCACATTCCTTAATAGATAACATGGAATTTGATGCTGGTCCAACTGTGTGGGGAGCGTTGTTGTATGGTTGTTATCTCCATGGGAATGTCGATATTGGAGAAATTGCTGCTCAAAGGCTTTTTGAGCTGGAGCCGGATAATGAGCACAATTTCGAGCTTTTGATGAAGATTTATGGCGATGCCGGTAGATTGAAGGATGTAGAGAGAGTCAAAACAATGATGATGGATAGAGGATTATGA
- the LOC126675481 gene encoding probable UMP-CMP kinase 2 encodes MWKRVAVLSPLISSSKSALLTEGTYGIKIWRSISSEIFKQEAYAPSPKEIAPFITFVLGGPGSGKGTQCIKIANSFGFKHLSAGDLLRREILSNSADGEKILNTIKEGRIVPSEVTVKLIKKEIESSDNNKILIDGFPRSEENRIAFEKITGAEPNIVLFFDCPQEEMVKRVLNRNEGRIDDNLDTIKTRLEVFSALNLPVIGYYSKRGKLQTINAVGTVDEIFDQVRPIFEHVRQ; translated from the exons ATGTGGAAGCGCGTGGCTGTACTTTCTCCATTGATTTCCTCTTCGAAATCAGCTTTACTCACAGAG GGTACTTATGGGATAAAGATCTGGAGATCAATTTCTTCTGAGATATTCAAACAG GAAGCATATGCACCTTCACCCAAAGAGATAGCTCCATTTATAACTTTTGTCCTAG GTGGCCCTGGTAGTGGAAAAGGCACACAATGTATAAAGATAGCAAACTCTTTCGGGTTCAAACATCTGAGTGCCGGTGATTTGTTGAGAAGGGAAATACTTTCTAATAGTGCTGATGG TGAAAAGATTCTGAACACAATTAAAGAGGGCAGAATTGTTCCTTCAGAAGTGACGGtcaaattgattaaaaaggAGATAGAGTCAAGTGACAATAATAAAATCCTCATTGATGGTTTCCCTCGAAGTGAGGAGAACCGTATAGCATTTGAAAAAATT ACTGGAGCTGAACCAAACATTGTGCTCTTTTTTGATTGCCCGCAAGAAGAGATGGTAAAACGAGTGCTAAACCGTAATGAG GGCCGAATTGATGATAATTTAGACACAATCAAGACGCGTCTTGAAGTATTTTCAGCATTAAATCTTCCTGTTATTGGCTACTATTCCAAGAGAGGAAAACTGCAAACG ATCAATGCAGTAGGAACAGTTGATGAGATTTTTGACCAAGTGCGCCCAATTTTCGAACATGTGAG GCAATGA
- the LOC126674787 gene encoding MYB-like transcription factor ODO1: MGRQPCCDKLGVKKGPWTAEEDRKLVNFILTHGQCCWRAVPKLSGLRRCGKSCRLRWTNYLRPDLKRGLLNEAEETLVIDLHARLGNRWSKIAARLPGRTDNEIKNHWNTHIKKKLIKMGIDPITHEPLNVKQVSPQDHDDHQELTKNSSSSNNSSSTPAENCSIDECKSSSDPKISDDDPLMNYILSETILDDPTWNFPVNKSDEYLEFGKCSSSDWLFDHKIDIGEDYFGFLDYFNDVDLKVSDFDDKQSQGN; the protein is encoded by the exons ATGGGGAGGCAACCTTGTTGTGACAAGCTTGGAGTGAAGAAGGGACCTTGGACAGCTGAAGAAGACAGGAAATTGGTAAATTTTATTCTAACACATGGCCAATGTTGCTGGCGTGCCGTCCCTAAACTCTCCGGTCTCCGCCGTTGCGGGAAGAGCTGCCGTCTACGGTGGACTAATTACCTCCGCCCTGACTTGAAGAGAGGCTTGCTTAATGAAGCTGAAGAGACACTTGTCATTGATCTTCATGCCCGTCTTGGCAATAG GTGGTCCAAAATTGCAGCAAGATTGCCGGGAAGAACTGATAACGAGATAAAAAATCATTGGAATACCCACATCAAGAAAAAGCTTATTAAAATGGGAATTGATCCAATTACACATGAACCTCTTAATGTTAAACAGGTCAGTCCCCAGGATCATGATGATCATCAAGAGCTAACAAAAAATAGTTCCTCTAGTAATAACTCTAGTAGTACCCCAGCTGAAAATTGCTCCATTGATGAATGTAAGTCATCGTCGGACCCTAAGATCAGTGACGATGATCCATTGATGAATTATATATTATCGGAGACAATTCTTGATGATCCGACGTGGAATTTTCCTGTGAATAAATCAGATGAATACTTGGAATTTGGGAAATGTTCTTCATCAGATTGGCTTTTTGATCACAAGATTGATATTGGAGAAGATTACTTTGGATTTCttgattattttaatgatgtggaTTTGAAGGTGTCAGACTTTGATGACAAGCAATCTCAAGGGAACTAG